The sequence below is a genomic window from Thermodesulfobacteriota bacterium.
CGCGTTTTCAAGCCCTCCTTCAGTTGTTATGCCGCTCTCATAGAACATATCCCAAACCCAAACCGCAGGGATTACAACAAGCGCAAGAAGGATCAGTGTTTTGTTTATGGTCCCGTTTATAGTCATAGCTCCGGCTGTTTGAATGCCAGGCTGGTATTGCTCAAAGGTATTGTTGCCAAGAGCCGGGTTTGAACTTTTCATATCTTAAGCCTCCAATTGCTGCTCACCTATTATCACAGCGATATTATATCATCTGATTGTTAGATTTTCATGAAATTCTTCTATCCGCCATTTTGGTATAATCGCCCTTGATAAGTATCCCTATTTTCGAGTTCTTTTTCTATCGCCTGGAGGATCTGAAGATGAGATTTTCCCCAATCCGGAGCAATAAGAAGCTGGTGTGGAGTGTCTGTAAATAGCCTCTCGATGATCATATCCGGTGATAGTCGCTCTAAAAAATCAACTATAAAAGTTATGTACTCTTCAAATCCAAATAGTTCAAAAGGCTTTTCAACATACATTCTAGCAAGCTGAGTATTTCGTACAATATGAAGGTTGTGTACTTTGAAAACATCAATTCCCAAAGATGAGATCTCATCAGCCATATAGAGCATTTCTTCTTTGGTTTCTGTAGGCATGCCGACGATTATGTGTGCTCCAATCTCAAAACCCCTCCCCTTTGACATCTCTATTGCATCTAAGACAGATTGGTAATTATGCCCTCTGTTCATATAATCTAAGGTTTTGTCATAAATTGACTCTATACCGTATTCAAGACAAACATAGCATTCTTTGGCAAGCCCTTGGAACATGTCTAGTTTTTCTTCATCAACGCAGTCTGATCTGGTACCTACTGCTATTCCGATAACGTCATCATAACTCAGGGCTTGACGGTACATTTGCTCTAATTTATCTACAGAGTCATAGGTGTTTGTATATGATTGAAAATAAACAATAAATTTCTCTGCTTTAAATCTATTTCTAAGATACTCCATACCGTTTGAGATCTGCTGATCCATCGTGTAGCGAGCCCTTGCATATGGAGGAACAAAGCTGTCGTTATTACAGTACACGCAGCCGCCAATCGCTAAATTGCCGTCACGGTTTGGGCACGTGAAACCCATATCTACTGAGAGCTTATTTACTCTGTAGCCGAGTTTTTCTTTTATATATGGCCTGTAGGTATTATAGCGCTGCATTAGAAAAGCCCCGCAGATGGGCAAAGATGACTAAGCATACAATCCCCGCATATTGGTTTTCTGGCATGGCACACTGTACGTCCGTGATCACCCAAGGAATTTGAGAAAATTGTCCATTTCTCCTGAGGAATTAATTCATTTAAATCATATTCGATCTTAGTCGGGTCAGTATTTTTTGTAAACCCAAGCCGTGTTGACAGCCTTTTTATATGAGTGTCTACGATTATTCCCGGTATGCCAAAATAATTTCCGAGCACTACATTTGCAGTTTTTCGCCCTACCCCTGCTAGCTTTGTGAGCTCATCCATTGTCTTGGGAACTTCCCCGTCATATTCTTCTACTAGAGCCTTTGTGCAGTTAACGATCGACTTAGCCTTCGCGCGGTAAAATCCGCACGAATGTATCTCCTCTTCAAGCTCGCTTTGATCAGCTTTCGAGAATTCATATGGAGTTGGATATTTTCTAAACAGCTCAGGTGTTACTTGATTAACTCTTTTATCAGTACACTGAG
It includes:
- a CDS encoding Bax inhibitor-1/YccA family protein, translating into MKSSNPALGNNTFEQYQPGIQTAGAMTINGTINKTLILLALVVIPAVWVWDMFYESGITTEGGLENASLMYWLYGGLIGGLIFAFITIFKKTWAPITAPIY
- a CDS encoding TIGR01212 family radical SAM protein (This family includes YhcC from E. coli K-12, an uncharacterized radical SAM protein.), with product MQRYNTYRPYIKEKLGYRVNKLSVDMGFTCPNRDGNLAIGGCVYCNNDSFVPPYARARYTMDQQISNGMEYLRNRFKAEKFIVYFQSYTNTYDSVDKLEQMYRQALSYDDVIGIAVGTRSDCVDEEKLDMFQGLAKECYVCLEYGIESIYDKTLDYMNRGHNYQSVLDAIEMSKGRGFEIGAHIIVGMPTETKEEMLYMADEISSLGIDVFKVHNLHIVRNTQLARMYVEKPFELFGFEEYITFIVDFLERLSPDMIIERLFTDTPHQLLIAPDWGKSHLQILQAIEKELENRDTYQGRLYQNGG
- the nth gene encoding endonuclease III: MNKRASTKIRETESAKKQTALAVLSLLEDEYPNARCHLNFEGPFELLIGCILSAQCTDKRVNQVTPELFRKYPTPYEFSKADQSELEEEIHSCGFYRAKAKSIVNCTKALVEEYDGEVPKTMDELTKLAGVGRKTANVVLGNYFGIPGIIVDTHIKRLSTRLGFTKNTDPTKIEYDLNELIPQEKWTIFSNSLGDHGRTVCHARKPICGDCMLSHLCPSAGLF